A section of the Sceloporus undulatus isolate JIND9_A2432 ecotype Alabama chromosome 3, SceUnd_v1.1, whole genome shotgun sequence genome encodes:
- the LOC121926717 gene encoding uncharacterized protein LOC121926717 produces the protein MNEERVTSDTDIVEEDTDAGGQQRSTGCFQVSALCCCISKRRMHLPGRRPKDRKKKNEKKKNTGDGSFGDTIFEGRPQNLSQDNWRMTSAGDLGGIQTEEVKPALKVGIQTNDRQTQDPHIPVIPVTLTDICLEEKQRRYVEPTQAKTFCIPKKTWQQKEGTEDVNILSLETKNRSLGAVSEGVAFEDGKDCLVMPAKENGQSGRPKLLSSLLQGATCEEEQQHGQDHVNIIVEGVPCKQELKQDHQKMPFQELQHSAELELHSTLATNENKFQEEQNSSIHVENVTYFQELPNQLGEQHNDVQQVVGPQDIIPGVPHNTGRPMDWDHLNSVSKGDTHKEDQKYEDMPSEEAQQTTELKYPDILSTMCGNYEQEQPGVQQQQDCVTEDSSHKTEHNCLNLFYQEDQPPVIPKSTSTSGDKKKEETQAIKNSTSDTVLTKVEGHQYVPNLVDLQAATHENVALPLGMTYTMDLQKIPYMTTLPDDADMHIMEQKHPDTPQLLLVEQISTHHEEKEKQETQASAYSGSNVIAYIEEQESQEPIVSQDTSILLGNVSHEKEPQRKLECGDSGPEGLYEKGDQDPQGPVYLEMKQPLLLAELCSLPLNVAPGEELCISNDNTDVGKLEICPLDEEPEERDDQHKMHTCACFKEKETTQGQEEQQPTLPPQSGCKTEKEPQDSLQFQMATSTPYEVQDQREQLKPGMTCVEYQKEKQSLSNTTFSCSTRENEGHI, from the exons ATGAATGAAGAGAGGGTTACCAGTGATACAGATATTGTTGAAGAAGATACAGATGCAGGTGGACAACAGCGCTCTACTGGGTGTTTCCAAGTCTCAGCTTTGTGTTGCTGCATCTCTAAAAG ACGGATGCATTTGCCAGGAAGACGGCCCaaggatagaaagaaaaaaaatgagaaaaagaagaatacTGGTGACGGATCTTTTGGTGATACCATATTTGAAGGAAGACCACAGAACTTGAGCCAAGACAATTGGAGAATGACATCTGCTGGAGACTTGGGTGGTATACAAACTGAAGAGGTCAAGCCAGCTTTAAAAGTTGGTATCCAGACCAATGACAGACAAACTCAAGACCCTCATATACCTGTTATACCTGTTACTTTAACAGATATCTGTTTGGAAGAAAAACAACGAAGATATGTGGAACCAacacaagcaaagactttttgtATACCAAAGAAAACATGGCAGCAAAAAGAAGGAACTGAGGATGTGAATATTTTGTCACTGGAAACAAAAAATAGAAGCTTAGGGGCTGTATCAGAGggagtggcttttgaagatgGAAAGGACTGTTTGGTTATGCCAGCCAAAGAAAATGGACAGTCTGGAAGACCCAAATTGCTGAGTTCATTGCTTCAAGGAGCAACCTGTGAAGAGGAGCAACAACATGGACAAGACCATGTCAATATTATAGTGGAAGGTGTGCCCTGTAAGCAAGAGCTGAAGCAGGATCACCAAAAGATGCCATTCCAGGAGTTACAACATTCTGCAGAACTAGAACTTCATAGCACCTTGGCCACCAATGAAAATAAATTCCAGGAAGAACAAAACAGCAGTATCCATGTTGAGAATGTAACCTATTTCCAGGAACTTCCCAACCAATTAGGTGAACAACACAATGATGTACAGCAGGTGGTGGGGCCACAAGACATTATTCCAGGTGTTCCTCATAACACAGGGAGACCAATGGATTGGGACCACTTGAATTCTGTATCTAAGGGAGATACCCACAAAGAGGACCAGAAGTATGAAGACATGCCCAGTGAGGAGGCACAGCAAACCACAGAACTAAAATACCCAGATATTTTGTCTACTATGTGTGGAAACTATGAACAAGAACAGCCAGGAGTTCAACAGCAACAAGACTGTGTGACAGAAGATTCATCCCACAAGACAGAGCACAactgtttaaatttgttttacCAGGAAGACCAACCACCTGTTATACCAAAATCTACTAGCACAAGTGGTgacaaaaaaaaggaagaaacacaaGCCATCAAAAATTCTACATCAGATACTGTTCTTACCAAGGTAGAAGGCCACCAGTATGTTCCAAACCTGGTGGATCTACAAGCTGCTACACACGAAAATGTAGCATTGCCTTTGGGTATGACTTATACAATGGATCTGCAAAAAATACCTTATATGACCACTTTGCCTGACGATGCTGATATGCACATTATGGAGCAGAAACACCCAGATACACCTCAACTACTTTTAGTGGAACAAATTAGCACACaccatgaagaaaaggaaaagcaagaaaCACAAGCTTCTGCATATTCTGGATCCAATGTCATTGCTTATATTGAAGAACAGGAGAGCCAAGAACCTATTGTATCACAGGACACCAGCATACTTCTTGGCAATGTAAgccatgaaaaggagccacaaagaaAGTTGGAATGTGGTGATTCTGGGCCTGAGGGCCTTTATGAGAAGGGGGACCAGGACCCCCAAGGTCCTGTATACTTGGAAATGAAACAGCCTCTGTTACTTGCAGAGCTCTGCTCTTTGCCTTTGAATGTAGCCCCTGGAGAAGAACTGTGCATAAGTAATGACAACACAGATGTTGGCAAACTAGAAATTTGCCCTCTAGATGAAGAACCAGAAGAACGGGATGACCAACATAAAATGCATACATGTGCATGctttaaagagaaagaaacaacacAGGGACAAGAAGAGCAACAACCTACTCTGCCCCCACAGTCAGGATGTAAAACGGAAAAGGAGCCACAAGATTCTTTGCAATTCCAAATGGCCACATCCACGCCATATGAGGTGCAGGACCAAAGGGAACAACTGAAACCAGGCATGACCTGTGTGGAATATCAGAAGGAAAAACAGAGTCTGTCAAACACCACTTTCTCTTGTAGCACTAGAGAAAATGAGGGGCATATTTAA